In Syntrophales bacterium, the following are encoded in one genomic region:
- a CDS encoding alpha/beta hydrolase: MRSRHFEISVHDRRLAVQAVGTADASREGSAPAILFLHEGLGSISQWRDFPEILCSRAESVGFVYDRLGHGRSAPLPAPRTVRYLHDEALDVLPAVLDALALDRSVLVGHSDGGTIALLFAAEYPDRVRGVITEAAHVFVEEETLRGIREAIDLYRTTDLRERMTRHHGDKVDAVFSGWADTWLSAEFRHWNVESFLPRVSCPLLVIQGADDRYGTPAQVDAIVRQAAGPAEALLLPGCGHIPHQQARDRVLPAMARFIGSLAGT; encoded by the coding sequence ATGCGATCGCGGCATTTCGAGATCTCTGTTCACGACCGCCGCCTGGCCGTCCAGGCCGTCGGGACGGCCGACGCATCCCGGGAAGGTTCCGCTCCGGCGATCCTGTTTCTCCACGAAGGCCTGGGCAGCATCAGCCAGTGGCGGGACTTCCCGGAAATCCTCTGCAGCCGGGCGGAGTCAGTGGGCTTTGTATATGACCGGCTCGGGCACGGCCGCTCCGCTCCGCTTCCTGCTCCCAGAACGGTTCGCTATCTCCACGACGAGGCCCTGGACGTCCTGCCGGCAGTGCTGGATGCGCTGGCTCTGGACCGGTCGGTCCTCGTGGGTCACAGCGACGGCGGAACCATCGCCCTCCTCTTCGCGGCGGAATATCCGGATCGTGTCCGGGGGGTGATCACCGAAGCGGCCCATGTCTTCGTTGAAGAGGAGACCCTCCGGGGGATCCGGGAGGCCATCGATCTTTACAGGACCACGGACTTGCGGGAGAGGATGACCCGCCACCACGGGGACAAGGTCGATGCGGTCTTCTCCGGCTGGGCGGATACCTGGCTCTCGGCGGAGTTCCGGCACTGGAACGTCGAGTCCTTCCTGCCCCGCGTTTCCTGTCCGCTCCTGGTTATCCAGGGAGCCGACGACCGGTACGGAACGCCGGCCCAGGTGGATGCCATCGTCCGGCAGGCCGCCGGCCCGGCGGAGGCGCTTCTGCTTCCCGGCTGCGGTCATATCCCTCATCAGCAGGCCCGCGACCGGGTCCTCCCGGCCATGGCCCGGTTCATCGGATCGCTTGCCGGTACCTGA
- a CDS encoding CoA transferase, with amino-acid sequence MAGVFKDYVKNKFARPGPLKGVRVLEVCTLLFGPSGPSFLAEMGAEVIKIELPPMGDVTRSLNPFGWFYKEQSPMFMHINPNKYYMALDLHIDMGQQIFKELAARADIIEFNLRPGVTRRWNIGYEQVKEVNPGIIYIEKNGFGQWGLYAEQDRPSNDGAAQALSGYAWISSFPGRPPLKQAIWICDYYGGLMGEVAVLAALHHRRKTGKGQFIEMSQSENIMRTMSWVWPYQQLAQKGVEPAGNRDQCICPADTFLCRDGLLAALAAPAPDEFLGLCKAMGRPELANDPRYADHAVRLQDENAMAILKIIADWAATKTAEEIESLGKQNGFSATRLHNAVDMNTDPQRRERGFVKEIDDPLYGRYPEHDFPVMMSRTPPSIKWTVRPVGFDNEFIMTKILGRSQAQIDELYLHGVLGKWKDQQGRRPPPDWDGQSGAIVRR; translated from the coding sequence ATGGCAGGAGTCTTCAAGGATTATGTGAAAAACAAGTTCGCCCGGCCCGGCCCGCTGAAGGGAGTCCGGGTCCTGGAGGTCTGCACGCTGCTGTTCGGGCCTTCGGGGCCGTCGTTCCTGGCCGAGATGGGCGCCGAGGTCATCAAGATCGAACTTCCACCCATGGGAGACGTGACCCGTTCCCTGAACCCCTTCGGGTGGTTCTACAAGGAACAGTCCCCCATGTTCATGCACATCAACCCAAACAAGTACTACATGGCCCTGGACCTCCATATCGACATGGGCCAGCAGATCTTCAAGGAACTGGCCGCCAGGGCCGACATCATCGAGTTCAACCTTCGTCCCGGCGTTACCCGGCGCTGGAACATCGGCTACGAACAGGTCAAGGAAGTCAACCCCGGCATCATCTACATCGAGAAGAACGGCTTCGGCCAGTGGGGTCTCTATGCCGAACAGGACCGGCCCTCCAACGACGGCGCGGCCCAGGCCCTCTCGGGATACGCCTGGATCTCCAGCTTTCCGGGTCGCCCGCCCCTCAAGCAGGCCATCTGGATCTGCGACTACTACGGCGGCCTCATGGGGGAGGTGGCGGTGCTTGCGGCCCTGCACCATCGCCGGAAAACCGGCAAGGGGCAGTTCATCGAGATGTCCCAGAGCGAGAACATTATGCGGACCATGAGCTGGGTCTGGCCCTACCAGCAACTCGCCCAGAAGGGAGTCGAGCCGGCGGGAAACCGGGACCAGTGCATCTGCCCCGCGGATACGTTCCTTTGCAGGGACGGGCTCCTGGCGGCCCTCGCCGCCCCGGCGCCCGACGAGTTCCTGGGGCTCTGCAAGGCCATGGGCAGGCCCGAACTGGCGAATGACCCCCGCTATGCGGACCACGCCGTCCGCCTCCAGGACGAAAACGCCATGGCGATCCTGAAGATCATCGCCGACTGGGCCGCCACCAAAACGGCGGAAGAGATCGAGAGCCTCGGGAAACAGAACGGATTCTCCGCTACGCGCCTTCACAACGCGGTGGACATGAATACGGATCCCCAGCGGCGCGAGCGGGGCTTTGTGAAGGAGATCGACGACCCTCTTTACGGACGCTATCCGGAGCACGATTTCCCCGTCATGATGTCCCGGACACCGCCCAGTATCAAATGGACCGTGCGCCCTGTCGGCTTCGACAACGAGTTCATCATGACGAAGATCCTCGGGCGGAGCCAGGCGCAGATCGACGAGCTCTATCTCCACGGCGTGCTCGGAAAGTGGAAAGACCAGCAGGGACGCCGGCCCCCACCCGACTGGGACGGCCAGTCCGGCGCCATCGTGAGGAGGTGA
- a CDS encoding CoA transferase, which translates to MAEHKRPKWADWADHIRSLDDPAKNFEKPEALDDLVILDLSSRSMAGPYCTSLLAELGAETIRIEPPGGDLVRSYSPNGFLHKGTGMAYLQEGRNKYHVTLDLGKEEGREIFRNLVGQADILVETYPAGVMDAWGLGYEELAKLNPRLIQTSITGYGQFGPESGRKQYDYDNVAQARSGVQYATGEVLPEGKTLADMPYATSTKAGPWIAWSVSGTFAALGILAALHHREETGEGQALDVSTPEAYERLNDYMLHWYADKGVINERFGNLDTCLWLYGFYPTKDGGVFLGGLRLEMWKAFVDIIGKYDAWEADTWTTLAPFMKKDWQLKYQAMINPETVMYTSEELTQKSIDYAKSGRLAPITPVVAEIVSPWKAMQDEVWHDRGVFTPVQDPVYGSILCAQAQWKSTETPPRTKWVCRPVGYDNGFVYLKYLGYGPVKLRELQERGVV; encoded by the coding sequence ATGGCAGAACACAAGAGACCGAAATGGGCGGACTGGGCGGATCACATCCGGTCGCTGGACGATCCGGCGAAGAATTTCGAGAAGCCGGAGGCCCTCGACGACCTGGTGATCCTGGACCTGAGCTCCCGCAGCATGGCCGGACCCTACTGCACGTCTCTCCTGGCGGAGCTGGGAGCGGAGACCATCCGGATCGAGCCCCCGGGGGGCGACCTGGTGCGCAGCTATTCCCCCAACGGCTTTCTCCATAAGGGGACGGGGATGGCCTACCTGCAGGAGGGAAGGAACAAATACCACGTTACCCTGGACCTCGGGAAGGAGGAGGGGAGGGAGATTTTCAGGAACCTGGTCGGTCAGGCGGACATCCTCGTGGAGACCTACCCCGCGGGTGTCATGGACGCCTGGGGACTGGGCTACGAGGAGCTGGCAAAGCTGAACCCGCGGCTCATCCAGACCTCCATCACCGGCTATGGACAGTTCGGGCCGGAGTCCGGACGGAAGCAGTATGACTACGACAACGTGGCCCAGGCCCGCTCCGGCGTCCAGTACGCCACCGGGGAGGTTCTTCCGGAAGGGAAGACCCTGGCTGACATGCCCTACGCCACGTCCACCAAGGCGGGACCCTGGATCGCCTGGTCCGTCTCGGGCACCTTCGCCGCCCTGGGCATCCTCGCGGCGCTGCATCACCGCGAAGAAACGGGCGAGGGGCAGGCCCTCGACGTCTCCACGCCCGAGGCCTATGAGCGGCTGAACGACTACATGCTCCACTGGTACGCCGACAAGGGGGTCATCAACGAGCGCTTCGGCAATCTCGATACATGCCTGTGGCTTTACGGCTTCTATCCCACAAAGGACGGCGGCGTCTTCCTCGGCGGGCTCCGCCTGGAGATGTGGAAGGCCTTCGTGGACATCATCGGCAAGTACGACGCCTGGGAGGCAGACACCTGGACTACCCTGGCCCCCTTCATGAAGAAGGACTGGCAGCTCAAGTACCAGGCCATGATCAATCCCGAAACGGTGATGTACACGAGCGAGGAGCTGACGCAGAAATCCATCGACTACGCCAAGAGCGGGCGGCTGGCCCCCATCACGCCGGTGGTGGCGGAGATTGTCTCCCCCTGGAAGGCCATGCAGGACGAGGTCTGGCACGACCGCGGGGTCTTCACGCCTGTCCAGGATCCGGTCTACGGCTCCATCCTCTGCGCCCAGGCCCAGTGGAAATCCACGGAGACGCCGCCCAGGACCAAGTGGGTCTGCAGGCCCGTGGGGTACGATAACGGTTTCGTCTACCTGAAGTACCTCGGGTACGGTCCCGTGAAGCTCCGGGAGCTCCAGGAGCGGGGGGTCGTCTGA
- a CDS encoding patatin-like phospholipase family protein, with the protein MNHILDSNRRAALVGRSLVLFFVCLLFWSCAPKVVPPTVMKPARIAVVLGAGASKGFAHVGVLKVLEMNRVPVHMVVGTSVGSFVGSLYAYGFDAFTLQKMALVLERDDLVDLVLPNNGFVEGKKLENWVNRTVRNTPIEQMRIPFHAVTTNIQTGEEVVFGTGNAGMAVRASCSIPGIFRPARIAGQTYVDGGTVNPVAVDVARRYGADVVIAVDISGGVDRTVPESTLETILKSVDIMYYRIAQAQVQRADVLIRPNVAGIGSADFTKRHQAILEGERAAQAAMPQIQAVLSKLQAEGRLTLPGAAAPAK; encoded by the coding sequence ATGAATCACATTTTGGATTCGAATCGCCGGGCGGCCCTCGTCGGCCGCTCCCTGGTGCTTTTCTTTGTCTGCCTCCTGTTCTGGTCCTGTGCTCCGAAGGTTGTCCCGCCTACCGTTATGAAGCCCGCGCGGATCGCCGTTGTGCTCGGCGCCGGGGCATCCAAGGGCTTCGCCCACGTCGGGGTTCTCAAGGTCCTGGAGATGAACCGGGTCCCTGTGCACATGGTCGTGGGCACCAGCGTCGGCAGCTTTGTCGGCAGCCTCTACGCCTACGGCTTTGATGCCTTCACCCTGCAGAAGATGGCCCTGGTGCTGGAGCGGGACGACCTCGTGGACCTGGTCCTGCCCAATAACGGCTTCGTCGAGGGCAAAAAGCTCGAAAACTGGGTCAACCGGACCGTCCGGAACACCCCCATCGAGCAGATGCGCATTCCCTTCCACGCCGTGACAACCAACATCCAGACGGGGGAGGAGGTTGTCTTCGGGACGGGCAACGCGGGCATGGCCGTCCGGGCGAGCTGCTCCATCCCGGGGATCTTCCGGCCCGCCCGGATCGCCGGGCAGACTTACGTGGACGGCGGTACCGTGAACCCCGTGGCCGTCGACGTGGCGCGGCGTTACGGCGCCGACGTGGTCATTGCCGTGGACATCTCCGGCGGTGTGGACCGGACCGTTCCCGAAAGCACCCTGGAGACGATCCTCAAGTCCGTGGACATCATGTACTATCGAATCGCCCAGGCCCAGGTGCAAAGGGCGGACGTCCTGATCCGCCCCAACGTGGCCGGCATCGGCTCCGCCGATTTTACGAAACGCCACCAGGCCATCCTGGAAGGCGAGCGGGCCGCCCAGGCGGCCATGCCGCAGATCCAGGCCGTCCTGTCGAAACTTCAGGCGGAGGGGCGGTTGACGCTGCCGGGGGCTGCGGCTCCGGCGAAGTAG
- a CDS encoding DUF169 domain-containing protein, which produces MDSQQRIEAAEAIRNTLRLRTFPVAVKFLKDANDFPEKTRRPAAGMGKRVALCQAVTMARLYGWTVGLAKEDLVCVPAAIAFGFSNAEDSASALARLFCGGSYSRSEEVGSAEAETIVRLGKREYDAILLAPLHRAAFDPDTVAFYGNPAQLMRLVHAWTYRTGKRVAGHFGGKVECTEYLLAPFRTQEARIAVPGTGDRVFSLTQDDEMVFSIPGAALADLAADLREAGKKVGATYPVPVFLNFQPEFPPLFRELGKELGIF; this is translated from the coding sequence ATGGACAGCCAGCAACGGATCGAAGCGGCGGAGGCCATCCGGAATACCCTGCGGCTCAGGACGTTTCCGGTGGCGGTTAAATTCCTGAAAGACGCGAACGATTTTCCCGAGAAGACGCGCCGGCCCGCCGCGGGGATGGGCAAGCGGGTGGCCCTCTGCCAGGCTGTCACGATGGCCCGCCTCTACGGCTGGACCGTTGGCCTGGCAAAAGAGGACCTGGTCTGCGTTCCCGCGGCCATCGCCTTCGGATTCAGCAATGCGGAGGACTCCGCGTCCGCCCTGGCCCGGCTGTTCTGCGGCGGAAGCTATTCACGGAGCGAGGAGGTGGGCAGCGCAGAGGCCGAGACGATCGTCCGTCTCGGGAAAAGGGAGTACGATGCCATCCTGCTGGCCCCCCTGCACCGGGCGGCCTTCGATCCGGACACGGTGGCCTTTTACGGCAATCCGGCACAGCTCATGCGGCTCGTCCATGCCTGGACCTACCGGACCGGGAAGCGGGTTGCCGGCCACTTTGGGGGGAAGGTCGAGTGCACGGAATACCTGCTGGCACCTTTCCGGACGCAGGAGGCCCGCATCGCCGTTCCGGGTACGGGGGACCGCGTCTTCTCCCTGACGCAGGACGACGAGATGGTCTTTTCGATCCCGGGAGCGGCGCTTGCAGACCTGGCGGCGGACCTCCGGGAGGCCGGGAAAAAGGTGGGCGCCACGTATCCCGTCCCCGTGTTTCTGAACTTCCAGCCGGAGTTTCCGCCGCTGTTCAGGGAGTTGGGAAAGGAACTGGGGATATTCTAA
- a CDS encoding adenylate/guanylate cyclase domain-containing protein: MSYKKSIYLSASEDRLERLIEERLIPGADKEKIDNRIWDLFGETWCVMFTDLSGFSRNVAQFGIIHFLQTIFESQRILIPIIENHDGILLKVEGDSFMVIFRNVPKALECSIEMQHTLRTYNENRPEEERILLCIGLGYGRILRIGDTDVFGAEVNAASKLGEDTAKAWEILVTRAVSNHAGDMKELGFEEIDEVPPGAEKAYRVIYK, from the coding sequence ATGTCATACAAGAAATCCATTTACCTCAGTGCGTCGGAGGACCGGCTGGAAAGACTCATTGAGGAGCGGCTGATCCCCGGAGCGGACAAAGAGAAGATCGACAACCGCATCTGGGATCTGTTCGGCGAGACCTGGTGTGTCATGTTCACTGACCTGTCGGGCTTCTCCCGCAACGTCGCCCAATTCGGGATCATCCATTTCCTGCAGACGATTTTCGAGTCCCAGCGCATCCTGATCCCGATCATCGAAAATCACGACGGCATCCTGCTGAAGGTGGAGGGGGACAGCTTCATGGTGATCTTCCGAAACGTCCCGAAGGCCCTTGAATGCTCCATCGAGATGCAACACACACTCCGGACGTACAACGAGAACCGCCCCGAAGAGGAGCGGATTCTCCTCTGCATCGGACTGGGATACGGGCGAATCCTCCGGATCGGCGACACTGACGTCTTCGGTGCGGAGGTGAACGCCGCCAGCAAGCTCGGGGAAGACACCGCCAAGGCCTGGGAAATCCTGGTGACCCGGGCGGTCAGCAATCATGCGGGGGACATGAAGGAACTGGGATTCGAGGAGATCGACGAGGTTCCCCCGGGTGCGGAGAAGGCCTACCGGGTCATCTACAAATGA
- a CDS encoding lytic transglycosylase domain-containing protein: MMKRCRHRLLPTLLLAITIIVVPATVPAREGTAPCIPVFDVPSQAVLFGETVPLERQDLRELLDESLIVTAYNHERVILLLKRAARYFPYLEKKLHERGLPDDLKYVAVAESSLRTYAYSSAKAVGPWQFIESTAKRNGLRVNTWFDDRLSFERSTEAALHYFEILHRKFGSWTLAAAAYNAGEQRIHSAMDIQGQKNYFDLNLPIETEQYIFRILAAKIILTNPQFFGYRIPPGLLYPPLVFDRVEFDSPREVPVTLLAKACDTTYKVIRELNPEIRGHSLPAGHHSLNVPRGKADRFKTAFPSLLAGEPAKPNRHPRKKRRR; this comes from the coding sequence ATGATGAAACGCTGCCGGCACCGTCTGCTCCCGACCCTGCTCCTGGCAATCACCATCATTGTGGTGCCGGCCACGGTACCGGCCCGTGAGGGAACGGCCCCTTGCATTCCCGTCTTCGACGTTCCTTCCCAGGCGGTCCTCTTCGGCGAGACCGTTCCCCTGGAGCGGCAGGACCTGCGGGAACTTCTGGATGAATCGCTCATCGTCACCGCCTACAACCACGAGCGGGTCATCCTGCTGCTCAAACGCGCCGCCCGATATTTCCCGTACCTGGAAAAGAAGCTGCACGAGCGGGGTCTCCCGGACGACCTGAAGTACGTCGCCGTGGCGGAGAGCTCGCTGCGCACCTACGCCTACTCGTCGGCGAAAGCCGTGGGTCCCTGGCAGTTCATTGAATCCACGGCCAAACGCAACGGACTCCGGGTCAACACCTGGTTCGACGACCGGCTCAGCTTCGAGCGCTCCACCGAAGCCGCATTGCATTACTTCGAGATCCTGCACCGGAAGTTCGGATCCTGGACCCTGGCCGCCGCCGCCTACAATGCCGGCGAGCAGAGGATCCACAGCGCCATGGACATCCAGGGGCAGAAGAACTATTTCGACCTGAACCTGCCCATCGAGACAGAGCAGTACATCTTCCGCATCCTCGCCGCCAAGATCATCCTGACCAATCCGCAGTTCTTCGGATACCGGATCCCCCCGGGGCTCCTCTATCCGCCCCTGGTCTTCGACCGGGTGGAGTTCGACAGCCCTCGCGAGGTTCCCGTGACCCTGCTGGCCAAGGCCTGCGACACGACCTACAAGGTCATCCGGGAGCTGAACCCGGAGATCCGGGGGCATTCTCTCCCCGCGGGTCATCACAGCCTCAATGTTCCGCGCGGCAAGGCGGATCGCTTCAAGACCGCCTTCCCATCGCTTCTGGCCGGCGAGCCGGCCAAACCAAACCGGCATCCCCGCAAGAAGCGGAGACGATGA
- a CDS encoding flavodoxin family protein: MKVVALNGSARKDGNTAILLNLVLDELKAEGIGTELIQMAGRAPQGCLACYKCFKNKDRRCSVDKDMVNEVIGKMLDAEGILLGSPTYFSDVSAGMRAFIERCGFVGRANDYMLKRKVAASVVAVRRAGAVPAFNSMNLFLHYMQTVMPGSSYWSLGVGRDPGDVLKDQEGVQTMKDLGRNMAWLLKKING, from the coding sequence ATGAAGGTCGTCGCGCTGAATGGAAGCGCCCGCAAGGACGGGAACACCGCCATCCTCCTGAACCTGGTTCTGGATGAGCTGAAGGCCGAGGGAATCGGAACGGAACTGATCCAGATGGCCGGCCGGGCCCCCCAGGGCTGCCTCGCCTGCTACAAATGCTTCAAGAACAAGGACCGGCGATGCTCCGTCGACAAGGACATGGTCAACGAGGTGATCGGAAAGATGCTGGACGCGGAGGGCATTCTCCTTGGCTCCCCGACCTATTTCTCCGACGTGTCGGCGGGCATGCGGGCCTTCATCGAGCGCTGCGGATTCGTCGGCCGGGCCAACGACTACATGCTCAAGCGCAAGGTCGCCGCCTCCGTGGTGGCCGTCCGCCGCGCCGGCGCCGTCCCCGCCTTCAATTCCATGAACCTGTTTCTACACTACATGCAGACGGTCATGCCCGGGTCGAGCTACTGGAGCCTCGGGGTCGGCCGGGACCCCGGCGACGTCCTCAAGGACCAGGAGGGGGTGCAGACCATGAAGGACCTGGGCCGGAACATGGCCTGGCTTCTGAAGAAAATCAACGGCTGA
- a CDS encoding MBL fold metallo-hydrolase: MERNRQYPLRLAEGLTVLGHDYFHHYLIEGTDRSALVEAGVSATADLVIGQLSSLGVRPDFLVVSHPHADHINGLPALREAFPGATVIAGEGAPEFLAHPRTGASLVADDRFITRFLAGKGLRTDRPTLAEPPSLEGCRVVSEGESIDLGGRTLVFLDAPGHSPGNLAVHVPETGVLLVSDSLGYLLPGQGFFPIYFTGYADYMKTIDRFEALRPRFIGLPHQGTFSGAEEVSRAFAEARRAAREIRERILGDSRPDEEILRDLYTASYRDELTLYPEENIIGCCRLLLRRSRESTKGESS; encoded by the coding sequence ATGGAGCGAAACCGGCAGTATCCGCTTCGCCTCGCCGAAGGTCTGACTGTCCTGGGACACGACTATTTCCACCATTACCTGATCGAAGGCACGGACCGATCCGCCCTGGTGGAGGCCGGCGTATCCGCCACGGCCGACCTCGTCATCGGCCAGCTTTCCTCCCTCGGGGTCCGTCCCGATTTTCTCGTCGTCAGCCACCCCCATGCGGACCACATCAACGGCCTTCCCGCCCTGCGGGAAGCCTTTCCCGGCGCGACCGTCATCGCCGGGGAGGGGGCTCCGGAGTTCCTGGCCCATCCCCGCACGGGCGCCTCGCTCGTGGCGGACGACCGCTTCATCACCCGGTTCCTCGCCGGCAAGGGCCTGCGGACCGACCGACCGACCCTCGCGGAACCTCCATCCCTGGAAGGCTGCCGGGTCGTGAGCGAAGGCGAATCGATCGACCTGGGCGGGCGGACCTTGGTCTTCCTGGACGCCCCGGGACACTCCCCGGGCAACCTGGCCGTCCACGTCCCGGAGACCGGCGTCCTGCTTGTCTCCGACAGCCTGGGCTACCTGCTGCCGGGTCAGGGATTCTTCCCCATCTACTTCACCGGCTATGCCGATTACATGAAAACCATCGACCGGTTCGAGGCCCTGAGGCCCCGGTTCATCGGCCTCCCCCACCAGGGAACCTTCTCGGGCGCCGAAGAGGTGTCCCGGGCCTTCGCGGAGGCCCGCCGGGCCGCCCGGGAGATCCGGGAGCGGATCCTCGGCGACTCCCGGCCGGACGAGGAAATCCTCCGCGATCTCTACACTGCGAGCTATCGGGACGAGCTGACCCTGTATCCAGAAGAGAACATCATCGGCTGCTGCCGGCTCCTGCTCCGCAGGAGCCGTGAATCCACGAAAGGAGAATCATCATGA
- a CDS encoding DUF799 family lipoprotein: MGRRSLLVLSGLILVLVTGCAPPVIHKINASREFDAARIQRIAILNFDRGPGINLAREVLVDKFTAALVDSRFRIVDRTDTRKIMEEAKFQQAGGAMIDETTREKLRQLGADTILTGTLHTYQEERKGNFVLYSEVHLTAKLLKVETGQVLWSGEIMKRSKAKNLGEKKLLSMIDRESEADSAGKLLDDIISDMADSFKEKKPFLEKIKVW, from the coding sequence ATGGGAAGAAGATCGCTGCTCGTCCTGTCGGGGCTGATCCTGGTTCTCGTTACCGGCTGCGCCCCGCCGGTGATTCACAAGATCAACGCCTCGCGGGAATTTGACGCGGCTCGCATTCAGCGCATCGCCATCCTGAACTTCGACCGCGGACCGGGAATAAACCTGGCGCGGGAAGTCCTGGTCGACAAGTTTACCGCCGCCCTTGTGGATTCAAGGTTCCGGATCGTGGATCGGACGGACACGAGGAAGATCATGGAAGAGGCCAAGTTCCAGCAGGCCGGCGGGGCAATGATCGATGAAACGACCCGGGAAAAGCTGCGCCAGCTCGGCGCCGACACGATCCTGACGGGAACCCTCCACACCTACCAGGAAGAGCGGAAGGGCAACTTCGTCCTCTACTCGGAAGTCCACCTCACCGCCAAGCTCCTCAAGGTGGAGACGGGCCAGGTGCTCTGGTCCGGCGAGATCATGAAGCGGTCCAAGGCGAAGAACCTGGGAGAAAAGAAGCTCCTGAGCATGATCGACCGCGAGTCCGAGGCCGATTCGGCGGGAAAACTCCTGGACGACATCATCTCCGACATGGCCGATTCCTTCAAGGAAAAGAAGCCTTTCCTGGAAAAGATCAAGGTCTGGTGA
- a CDS encoding NAD(P)H-dependent oxidoreductase translates to MPRILIVYSSQTGNTERMARAVAEGVGQIEGAVAVLKRAGDATLDDLLAADGLAVGTPENFGYMAGAVKDFFDRTFYPAQDKVFRKPYAVFVSAGNDGTGALAAVERIALGYKFKRVIEPVISRGALKEEVLEQCRELGGVLAGGCEAGIF, encoded by the coding sequence ATGCCCCGAATCCTGATTGTCTATTCCTCCCAGACGGGCAACACGGAGCGGATGGCCCGGGCCGTGGCGGAGGGCGTGGGGCAAATCGAGGGTGCCGTTGCGGTCCTGAAGCGGGCCGGCGACGCGACCCTGGACGATCTTCTAGCCGCCGACGGCCTGGCCGTCGGGACACCCGAGAACTTCGGCTACATGGCCGGGGCCGTGAAGGACTTCTTCGACCGGACCTTCTATCCCGCCCAGGACAAGGTCTTCCGGAAACCCTACGCGGTCTTCGTCAGCGCCGGAAACGACGGAACGGGAGCCCTGGCGGCGGTCGAGCGGATCGCCCTGGGGTACAAGTTCAAGCGGGTCATCGAACCGGTCATCTCCCGGGGAGCCCTCAAAGAGGAGGTCCTGGAGCAGTGTCGGGAGCTGGGCGGGGTCCTGGCCGGCGGGTGCGAGGCGGGGATTTTCTGA
- a CDS encoding potassium channel protein: MFSHQLRIAATGLVILILMGTLGYHATEGWEILDSFYATVVTISTVGYGDFMPRTLQGRLFTIVLILLGVGTMFYTVGLLAQNMVEGRLRIILGRGRLEKMIEKMSNHYIICGCGRIGHLIGRELKAEKVPFVVIDSSAEVIERIAEEGFIYCKGDATQDKCLIEAGVKRARGVVCVLPSDAENLYVILTSKELNPNVWILSRSEDEASEHRLLRAGADRVMSPYTFGGMRMSMAILRPAMLDFIEITTNRASLELRMEEMNVCEGSSIIGKTLEDSEIRLKYGLIIVAVKKESGRMIFNPLATYVIERGDKLIAMGEDENVARLSRVCLT; encoded by the coding sequence ATGTTCAGCCACCAGCTCAGGATTGCCGCCACGGGTCTCGTCATCCTCATTCTGATGGGTACGCTCGGGTACCACGCCACCGAGGGCTGGGAGATCCTGGATTCATTCTACGCCACCGTCGTCACGATCTCGACGGTCGGCTACGGCGACTTCATGCCCCGCACCCTGCAGGGCCGGCTGTTCACCATCGTTCTGATTCTGCTCGGCGTGGGAACGATGTTCTACACCGTGGGACTCCTGGCTCAGAACATGGTGGAGGGAAGGCTGCGGATCATTCTCGGGAGAGGAAGGCTGGAAAAAATGATCGAAAAAATGAGCAATCACTACATCATCTGCGGCTGCGGGCGGATCGGGCACCTCATCGGCAGGGAGCTGAAGGCGGAAAAGGTCCCCTTCGTCGTGATCGACAGCAGCGCCGAGGTGATCGAGCGAATCGCCGAAGAGGGGTTCATCTATTGCAAAGGCGACGCCACCCAGGACAAGTGCCTCATCGAGGCGGGGGTGAAGCGGGCCAGGGGGGTTGTCTGCGTGCTGCCCTCGGACGCCGAAAACCTGTACGTGATCCTGACCTCCAAGGAACTCAACCCGAACGTCTGGATCCTCTCCCGTTCCGAGGACGAGGCCTCGGAACACCGCCTCCTGCGGGCCGGGGCCGACCGGGTCATGTCCCCCTACACCTTCGGGGGCATGCGGATGTCCATGGCCATCCTGCGGCCCGCGATGCTGGACTTCATCGAGATCACGACCAACCGGGCCAGCCTGGAACTGCGCATGGAGGAGATGAACGTCTGCGAGGGCTCGTCCATCATCGGCAAGACACTGGAGGATTCGGAGATCCGCCTGAAATACGGACTCATCATCGTGGCGGTCAAGAAAGAGTCGGGGAGGATGATCTTCAACCCGCTGGCGACCTACGTGATCGAACGGGGGGACAAGCTCATCGCCATGGGGGAGGACGAGAACGTGGCGCGCCTTTCGCGGGTCTGCCTTACGTGA